The following proteins are encoded in a genomic region of Dioscorea cayenensis subsp. rotundata cultivar TDr96_F1 chromosome 8, TDr96_F1_v2_PseudoChromosome.rev07_lg8_w22 25.fasta, whole genome shotgun sequence:
- the LOC120267488 gene encoding nicotinamidase 2-like → MASYLKYATRRRNPNPSSAALLVIDIQNHFATIAAPILPSLRTTIDLCRSASIPILFTRHRYRSPADHSMLAEWWPGDLILDGTAAAELLPGTGRQPDDRVVEKDTYSAFRGTGLEETLKEMGVDEVIVSGVMTNLCCETTAREAFVRGFRVFFSTDATATSNNELHEATLKNMAYGFAYLVDCKSLEMALANIK, encoded by the coding sequence ATGGCGTCCTACCTCAAGTACGCAACACGGCGACGAAATCCAAACCCATCCTCGGCCGCGCTTCTCGTTATCGACATCCAGAACCACTTCGCCACCATCGCAGCGCCCATCCTCCCATCCCTCCGCACGACGATCGATCTCTGCCGTTCCGCCTCCATTCCCATCCTCTTCACCCGCCACCGCTACCGTTCCCCCGCTGACCACTCCATGCTCGCTGAGTGGTGGCCTGGCGACCTCATCCTTGACGGCACTGCTGCCGCTGAACTCCTCCCCGGCACCGGCCGCCAACCTGATGATCGCGTCGTCGAGAAGGACACCTACAGCGCGTTTAGAGGCACTGGATTGGAGGAAACTCTGAAGGAGATGGGGGTGGACGAGGTGATTGTGAGTGGGGTGATGACGAACTTGTGTTGCGAAACGACGGCGAGGGAGGCGTTTGTGAGAGGGTTCAGGGTTTTCTTCTCTACAGATGCCACAGCGACCAGCAACAACGAGTTGCACGAGGCCACACTTAAAAACATGGCTTACGGCTTTGCTTATTTGGTGGATTGCAAGTCACTTGAAATGGCTCTTGCCAACATCAAATAA